One Desulfovibrio sp. ZJ209 genomic window carries:
- a CDS encoding glycosyltransferase family 2 protein: protein MRVSVIIPAWNLVELTRACLRSLAAHSAGAALEVLVVDNGSTDATPEALPPLGRELFGAAFRLLRMEENLGFARACNAGARAASGEMLFFLNNDTLCTEGWLPPLLGAFKGRVGAVGPRLLYPDGRLQHCGITFSPFFRVGHLYESFPGDHPVINRPRPLQAITGAALMLPAQLFREAGGFFEGYRNGYEDMDLCLNLMAQGRKLAVAPESRIIHHTSATPGRFVHDTANGELLMRRHGKHLKPDLHLLGRLDGYAMRLDAGLSCWLELPEGPARELAAATAQADGDAVAEALTREPLWRGGWLRLMELREAEGRPHEALAAGMRGLRFFPAPELAARLQALTQPQGELAEFAKDAAAIAAGIAPPTDPARIAANRARLKAARREAYSRGDTALAEVLSGALSGQPRPESALIAGKPGGPECPPADA from the coding sequence ATGCGCGTTTCCGTCATCATCCCGGCCTGGAACCTCGTGGAGCTCACGCGCGCCTGCCTGCGCTCGCTGGCCGCGCACAGCGCCGGCGCCGCCCTTGAAGTGCTTGTGGTGGACAACGGCTCCACGGACGCCACGCCCGAGGCGTTACCGCCGCTGGGGCGCGAGCTCTTCGGCGCAGCCTTCCGCCTGCTGCGCATGGAGGAGAACCTGGGTTTCGCGCGCGCCTGCAATGCCGGGGCGCGGGCGGCCTCAGGCGAGATGCTCTTCTTCCTCAACAACGACACCCTGTGCACCGAGGGCTGGCTCCCTCCCCTGCTCGGCGCCTTCAAGGGCCGCGTGGGCGCCGTTGGCCCGCGCCTGCTCTATCCCGACGGGCGGCTCCAGCATTGCGGCATTACGTTTTCGCCCTTTTTCCGCGTGGGGCACCTTTATGAGTCCTTCCCTGGCGACCATCCCGTGATAAACCGCCCCCGGCCGCTCCAGGCCATCACCGGCGCGGCCCTCATGCTGCCGGCGCAGCTCTTCAGGGAGGCGGGGGGCTTTTTCGAGGGCTACCGCAACGGCTATGAGGACATGGACCTCTGCCTCAACCTCATGGCACAGGGCCGCAAGCTCGCCGTTGCGCCGGAGAGCCGCATCATCCACCACACCAGCGCCACGCCGGGACGCTTCGTGCACGACACAGCCAATGGCGAACTCCTCATGCGCCGCCACGGGAAACACCTGAAGCCAGACCTGCACCTGCTCGGGCGGCTGGACGGCTACGCCATGCGGCTCGACGCCGGCCTCTCCTGCTGGCTGGAGCTCCCGGAAGGCCCCGCGCGGGAGCTGGCGGCCGCAACGGCGCAGGCGGACGGCGACGCCGTTGCGGAAGCGCTTACACGCGAACCGCTGTGGCGCGGCGGCTGGCTCAGGCTCATGGAACTGCGCGAGGCCGAGGGCCGGCCGCACGAGGCGCTTGCCGCCGGCATGCGGGGCTTGCGCTTCTTCCCCGCGCCGGAGCTTGCGGCCCGCCTGCAGGCGCTCACGCAGCCGCAAGGCGAGCTTGCGGAATTTGCAAAGGACGCGGCCGCCATTGCCGCGGGCATCGCCCCGCCGACGGATCCTGCCCGCATCGCCGCCAACCGCGCGCGCCTCAAGGCCGCGCGCCGTGAGGCCTACAGCCGCGGCGACACCGCGCTTGCGGAAGTACTTTCAGGCGCACTCAGCGGCCAGCCGCGGCCGGAAAGTGCGCTGATTGCAGGGAAGCCAGGAGGGCCGGAATGCCCGCCTGCGGATGCTTGA
- a CDS encoding TRAP transporter substrate-binding protein, with protein MSFKKLCVLTLAFLFALTVSAQAAVNYKVAVGDPEDSEQGVAALAFKAYVEKETKGEVQIDLFFAGALGDESEAFRNVQKGTLPFAVGGIANLVPFEKKLGLLTLPYLFENLDEVVKGTNGKPAELLNSYATKAGFRILCWTYTDFRYISNSKHPIKKLDDIKDLKFRVPQSAVLIAAYKAFGGSPTPISWAETFTALQQGVVDGQCYGYIGFKAMKFNEANQKYLTEVHYTYQLQPLVMSERVYKKTKPELQKIFVDGGMFAQEAVLKYQKEYAQAAKDALIAGGLVVDMLEDEEAWKKAAYDKVWPEMADFVGGKDAINEYLKAMGKEPWQN; from the coding sequence ATGAGCTTCAAGAAATTGTGTGTCCTGACGCTGGCGTTCCTGTTCGCGCTCACCGTCTCCGCCCAGGCGGCGGTGAACTACAAGGTCGCCGTGGGCGACCCCGAGGATTCCGAGCAGGGCGTGGCCGCGCTGGCCTTCAAGGCCTATGTGGAGAAAGAGACCAAGGGCGAAGTGCAGATCGACCTCTTCTTCGCCGGCGCCCTCGGCGACGAGAGCGAAGCCTTCCGCAATGTGCAGAAGGGCACCCTGCCCTTCGCCGTGGGGGGCATCGCCAACCTCGTGCCCTTCGAGAAGAAGCTGGGCCTTTTGACCCTGCCCTACCTCTTCGAGAACCTTGACGAAGTGGTGAAGGGAACCAACGGCAAGCCCGCCGAGCTGCTGAACAGCTACGCCACCAAGGCCGGCTTCCGCATCCTCTGCTGGACCTACACCGACTTCCGCTACATCTCCAACTCCAAGCATCCCATCAAGAAGCTCGACGACATCAAGGACCTCAAGTTCCGTGTGCCGCAGAGCGCCGTGCTCATCGCCGCCTACAAGGCCTTCGGCGGCAGCCCGACCCCCATCTCTTGGGCCGAGACTTTCACCGCTCTCCAGCAGGGCGTGGTGGACGGCCAGTGCTACGGCTACATCGGCTTCAAGGCCATGAAGTTCAACGAAGCCAACCAGAAGTACCTCACCGAGGTGCACTATACCTACCAGCTCCAGCCGCTGGTCATGAGCGAGCGCGTCTACAAGAAGACCAAGCCCGAGCTCCAGAAGATCTTTGTGGACGGCGGCATGTTCGCGCAGGAAGCCGTGCTCAAGTACCAGAAGGAATACGCCCAGGCCGCCAAGGACGCCCTCATCGCGGGCGGCCTCGTGGTCGACATGCTTGAGGACGAGGAAGCCTGGAAGAAGGCCGCCTATGACAAGGTGTGGCCCGAAATGGCCGACTTTGTGGGCGGCAAGGACGCCATCAACGAATACCTGAAGGCCATGGGCAAGGAGCCCTGGCAGAACTAG
- a CDS encoding TRAP transporter small permease — protein MKKFVLAFMDHFESYLCQFLLVFFVVVVFIQIILRFLDASLPWTEEIARFAFIWFILFGACYATRLCALNRVTLQFAKAPKWVANLLLFISDMIWLAFSLIMAWQGYLAVLDLREFPYATPALDWDMGYIYLVFPLSFTLMAIRILQVNYIKFILKQEIADPDQEAVKQSQSALLEDSGKEGGAA, from the coding sequence GTGAAGAAGTTTGTCCTGGCTTTCATGGACCACTTTGAAAGCTATCTCTGCCAGTTTTTGCTGGTCTTTTTCGTCGTCGTCGTTTTCATCCAAATCATCCTCCGCTTCCTGGACGCCTCGCTCCCCTGGACGGAGGAGATCGCGCGCTTCGCCTTCATCTGGTTCATCCTCTTCGGCGCCTGCTACGCCACCCGGCTGTGCGCGCTCAACCGCGTCACGCTCCAGTTCGCCAAGGCCCCCAAGTGGGTGGCGAACCTCCTGCTCTTCATCAGCGACATGATCTGGCTGGCCTTCAGCCTCATCATGGCCTGGCAGGGCTACCTCGCGGTGCTGGACCTGCGCGAATTTCCCTACGCCACCCCGGCGCTTGACTGGGACATGGGCTATATTTACCTGGTCTTTCCGCTGAGCTTCACGCTCATGGCCATCCGCATCCTGCAGGTGAACTACATCAAGTTCATCCTCAAGCAGGAAATCGCCGACCCGGACCAGGAGGCGGTGAAGCAGAGCCAGAGCGCCCTGCTTGAAGACAGCGGCAAGGAAGGAGGAGCTGCCTGA
- a CDS encoding McrC family protein — MSTKHAARIAICEYEGLTCATQVPGYTSLPEPAFSALKAFILAPGPQGVADGLEVMGLSARRGVGEILTARNHVGLISLDDGTVIEILPKIAGLSPDDAGRDAARKIFLKMLRVVEDPPCKLFSFSRLAAQHCDLLEIFIGMFLDEAARLVAQGLRSAYRSVEWNERVYKGKLLHAQHLRHNLVRRDRFFLRHDEFTADRPENRLIKTTLARLRTLSRTARNRRRAIQLLGAFDGVNLSSAVEKDFAACRDDRTMAAYSRLLPWCRVFLQRKALTPFAGPHVALSLLFPMEKLFESHIAALVRKHCGNRMKVRLQDCRHSLFEDAGRRLGALRPDIVLSDAAGGETVLVLDTKWKIVEPGAPNFGVAQADLYQMYAYGKKYAAKRVVLLYPQARDMRIDPHAGFTVARSFCSGDGVTLDVVFLDLKHPQAGIPALLASLQSAHFPAAAGR, encoded by the coding sequence ATGAGCACTAAACACGCGGCGCGGATTGCCATCTGCGAGTATGAGGGCCTGACCTGCGCAACGCAGGTGCCGGGATATACCTCGCTGCCGGAACCGGCGTTCAGCGCGCTTAAGGCCTTCATCCTCGCGCCCGGGCCGCAGGGCGTGGCCGACGGCCTTGAGGTGATGGGGCTTTCGGCGCGCCGCGGTGTCGGCGAGATCCTCACCGCCCGCAACCATGTGGGCCTCATCAGCCTTGATGACGGCACGGTCATTGAGATCCTGCCAAAGATCGCGGGCCTTTCGCCTGATGATGCGGGGCGCGACGCGGCCAGAAAAATCTTTCTCAAGATGCTGCGGGTTGTGGAAGATCCGCCCTGCAAGCTGTTTTCCTTTTCGCGTCTGGCGGCGCAGCACTGCGACCTGCTGGAGATCTTTATCGGCATGTTCCTCGACGAGGCGGCGAGGCTCGTGGCCCAGGGGCTGCGCTCCGCCTATCGGAGCGTTGAATGGAATGAGCGAGTGTACAAGGGCAAGCTCCTGCATGCGCAGCATCTTCGCCACAACCTCGTCCGCAGGGATCGCTTCTTCCTGCGGCATGACGAGTTCACTGCGGACAGGCCGGAAAACCGCCTGATCAAGACCACCCTTGCGCGTTTGCGCACCCTGAGCCGCACCGCGCGCAACCGCAGGCGGGCCATTCAGTTGCTGGGCGCCTTTGACGGCGTGAACCTTTCCTCCGCCGTGGAAAAGGATTTTGCCGCCTGCCGGGATGACCGCACCATGGCGGCGTATTCCCGTCTGCTGCCCTGGTGCCGCGTCTTTTTGCAGCGCAAGGCCCTTACGCCCTTTGCCGGGCCGCATGTGGCGCTCTCCTTGCTGTTCCCCATGGAAAAACTGTTTGAAAGCCATATCGCCGCGCTGGTGCGAAAGCATTGCGGAAACCGCATGAAGGTGCGCCTTCAGGACTGCCGCCACAGCCTTTTTGAAGACGCGGGCCGGCGCCTGGGGGCGCTGCGGCCCGACATCGTCCTCTCCGACGCCGCAGGCGGCGAGACCGTCCTTGTGCTGGATACAAAGTGGAAAATCGTTGAGCCCGGTGCCCCCAACTTCGGTGTCGCCCAGGCGGATCTGTACCAGATGTATGCCTATGGGAAAAAATATGCGGCAAAAAGAGTGGTCCTGCTCTATCCCCAGGCCCGGGATATGAGGATCGACCCGCATGCGGGCTTTACGGTGGCCCGCAGTTTCTGTTCCGGGGACGGTGTGACGCTCGATGTTGTGTTTCTTGACCTCAAGCATCCGCAGGCGGGCATTCCGGCCCTCCTGGCTTCCCTGCAATCAGCGCACTTTCCGGCCGCGGCTGGCCGCTGA
- a CDS encoding cobyrinate a,c-diamide synthase, with product MDATPPKKAGPTRFPRLCVSAASGGGGKTLLCLGLARAICGVGLSVKSFKKGPDYIDAAWLGRAAEGAGGTPATNLDPFFLDGPELVRLFARSMEAGGEAAGTASAPAGAPRLGLIEGNRGLYDGLDTAGSCSTARLARILDCPLLLCLNAAKMTRTAVALLSGLIGFEPGLRFCGVVFNRVGSPRHEAALRRMVEAHLELPVLGALPRLGRDPLPERHMGITSTGGSLSAEADALLDELATLVRAHVDVDAVLAAARGAPPLPGVEAENAGETASRCAMAPHISGPSGAPAGAPESPKIRPRIGYARDAAFWFYYPENLAALTDAGAELVPLALVDAPESEAPLWDTLDGLYLGGGFPEDYLPQLSGSPLLARVAALARAGLPVYAECGGLILLSRGMERDGTFWPLGGVLPLRAVWTPRPQGLGYVEGTVRAANPFFPVGLVLRGHEFHYSRCAREAGAPLPALELSRGSGTGEPAAKGKQAGDGVVSGNTWGAYTHIFAPAVACWAPNFVAAAAAWRGARGQR from the coding sequence ATGGATGCCACGCCGCCGAAAAAGGCCGGCCCCACGCGCTTCCCGCGCCTCTGCGTGAGCGCCGCGTCCGGCGGCGGCGGCAAGACCCTCCTCTGCCTCGGGCTCGCGCGGGCCATTTGCGGGGTGGGGCTTTCCGTCAAGTCCTTCAAGAAGGGGCCGGACTATATCGACGCGGCGTGGCTCGGCCGGGCCGCCGAAGGCGCGGGGGGCACGCCGGCCACCAATCTCGACCCCTTTTTTCTCGACGGGCCGGAGCTCGTCCGGCTCTTCGCGCGGTCCATGGAAGCAGGGGGGGAAGCTGCGGGCACTGCGTCCGCGCCAGCCGGCGCGCCCCGCCTGGGCCTCATCGAGGGCAACCGCGGCCTCTATGACGGGCTGGATACGGCCGGCTCCTGTTCCACGGCGCGGCTCGCGCGCATCCTCGACTGCCCGCTGCTGCTCTGCCTCAATGCCGCCAAGATGACGCGCACCGCGGTCGCGTTGTTGTCGGGCCTTATAGGTTTCGAGCCCGGCTTGCGCTTTTGCGGGGTGGTGTTCAACCGCGTGGGCTCGCCCCGGCACGAGGCCGCGCTCCGGCGCATGGTGGAGGCCCATCTCGAGCTCCCCGTGCTCGGCGCCCTGCCGCGCCTTGGGCGCGACCCACTCCCCGAACGGCACATGGGCATCACCAGCACCGGGGGCAGCCTCAGCGCGGAAGCCGATGCGCTTCTGGATGAGCTCGCGACACTCGTGCGCGCGCATGTGGATGTGGACGCGGTGCTGGCTGCGGCACGGGGCGCGCCGCCGCTGCCCGGCGTGGAGGCCGAAAACGCGGGGGAAACAGCTTCGCGGTGCGCGATGGCGCCTCACATTTCAGGCCCCTCCGGGGCCCCGGCCGGCGCCCCGGAATCCCCAAAAATCCGCCCGCGCATCGGCTATGCGCGCGACGCGGCCTTCTGGTTCTACTATCCCGAAAACCTCGCCGCGCTCACCGATGCCGGCGCAGAGCTCGTGCCACTGGCCTTGGTGGACGCGCCGGAGAGCGAGGCGCCCCTGTGGGACACGCTGGACGGCCTCTATCTCGGCGGCGGCTTTCCCGAGGATTACCTGCCGCAACTTTCCGGCTCGCCGCTGCTTGCGCGCGTAGCGGCCCTCGCCCGCGCCGGCCTTCCCGTCTATGCGGAGTGCGGCGGCCTCATCCTGCTCTCGCGCGGCATGGAGCGGGACGGCACGTTCTGGCCGCTCGGGGGCGTCTTGCCCCTCCGCGCCGTGTGGACGCCCAGGCCGCAGGGCCTCGGCTATGTGGAGGGGACGGTCAGGGCCGCAAATCCCTTCTTTCCCGTGGGGCTCGTGCTGCGCGGCCATGAGTTTCACTATTCGCGCTGCGCGCGCGAGGCGGGCGCGCCCCTGCCGGCGCTGGAGCTTTCCCGCGGGAGCGGCACGGGCGAGCCGGCAGCCAAGGGGAAACAAGCTGGAGACGGCGTCGTCAGTGGGAACACATGGGGCGCCTATACCCACATTTTCGCGCCGGCCGTGGCGTGCTGGGCGCCCAACTTCGTGGCAGCCGCGGCGGCGTGGCGCGGGGCCCGCGGGCAGCGCTGA
- a CDS encoding TRAP transporter large permease, translating to MEALSPLGIGGLLFAVFFVLLLIGCPIMVALGVGTMVCFIILDIDLSMMIERAFASLTAFPLMALPAFVLAGALMEASGISRRLVAVAEAFVGPIPGGLAISTVLSCVFFGAISGSGPATTAAVGMLMIPAMTKRGYNTAYAAATTATAGGIGIIIPPSIPMVIYGVTGQVSISKMFMAGFIPGFLIAFSLCLLHFFKCRRLNLGGDSWSLRHLLHTIKDGFWSILAPLIILGGIYAGLFTPTEAAIVAIFYTLFVGIFIHRELKFKAFMASLNTTSWLTGRVLVLVFTATAFGYLLTSYRIPVELANWVLSFTNNVYMVWLFVVVLLVFLGMFMETLAIIMLVTPVLLPIMTAYGVDPIHFGLILICCCGIGFSTPPLGENMFIASGISNQSLEIISLMALPMVFANLLAIVILVAFPSLVMFLPNMMTVAAP from the coding sequence ATGGAAGCGCTCTCCCCCCTCGGCATCGGCGGCCTGCTCTTCGCCGTTTTCTTCGTTCTTCTGCTGATTGGCTGCCCCATCATGGTCGCCCTCGGCGTGGGCACCATGGTCTGCTTCATCATCCTCGACATCGACCTCTCGATGATGATCGAGCGGGCCTTCGCCTCGCTCACGGCCTTCCCGCTCATGGCCTTGCCAGCCTTCGTGCTCGCGGGCGCGCTCATGGAGGCATCAGGCATATCACGAAGACTTGTGGCCGTCGCCGAGGCCTTTGTGGGCCCCATCCCCGGCGGCCTCGCCATCTCGACCGTGCTCTCCTGCGTGTTTTTCGGCGCCATTTCCGGCTCCGGCCCGGCCACCACGGCGGCAGTCGGCATGCTCATGATCCCGGCCATGACCAAGCGCGGCTACAACACGGCCTACGCGGCCGCCACCACGGCCACGGCGGGCGGCATCGGCATCATCATCCCGCCGAGCATCCCCATGGTCATCTACGGCGTCACCGGGCAGGTGAGCATCTCCAAGATGTTCATGGCGGGCTTCATCCCCGGCTTCCTCATCGCATTCTCGCTCTGCCTGCTCCACTTCTTCAAGTGCCGCAGGCTCAACCTGGGCGGCGATTCCTGGTCGCTCCGGCACCTTTTGCACACCATTAAAGACGGCTTCTGGTCCATCCTGGCGCCGCTCATCATCCTCGGCGGCATCTACGCGGGCCTCTTCACGCCCACCGAAGCCGCCATCGTGGCCATTTTCTACACGCTCTTCGTGGGCATCTTCATCCACCGCGAGCTCAAGTTCAAAGCCTTCATGGCCTCGCTGAACACCACCTCGTGGCTCACGGGCCGCGTGCTCGTGCTCGTGTTCACGGCCACGGCCTTCGGCTACCTGCTCACCTCGTACCGCATCCCCGTGGAGCTCGCCAACTGGGTCCTGAGCTTCACCAACAACGTGTACATGGTGTGGCTCTTCGTGGTGGTGCTGCTCGTCTTCCTCGGCATGTTCATGGAGACGCTGGCCATCATCATGCTGGTGACGCCGGTGTTGCTCCCCATCATGACGGCCTACGGGGTCGACCCCATCCACTTCGGCCTCATCCTCATCTGCTGCTGCGGCATCGGCTTCTCCACGCCACCGCTTGGCGAAAACATGTTCATCGCCTCGGGCATCTCCAACCAGTCGCTGGAGATCATCTCGCTCATGGCCTTGCCCATGGTCTTCGCCAACCTTTTGGCCATCGTCATCCTTGTGGCCTTCCCGAGCCTCGTCATGTTCCTGCCGAACATGATGACCGTGGCCGCACCGTAA
- a CDS encoding AAA family ATPase — translation MMLTQEEVRILGLEGCSNEQLRYIQEQLDTWPFIEISDSDRPDMNKLLPCIQDKEPFFQNDEARVLFLQLLRQMRLVYKVVTEKKMKEGKKKEASQTDVHDTLAQLHKPGREDYWLLPKFENRLNHWKNLKIPLYSNGYKATESNREINEKFNPEGNNSALKKIFENHKDYITGEQLQDVPFIQSQPEDIPMPDVTHSTFSLPKNIILYGSPGTGKTYKTVQYAVAIAESKPLKEIEAEEYGDVVRRYREHKDKGRICFITFHQSYEYEEFIEGLRPRLADEDGANEGELSYEIREGVFKAFCRAAETISVTGQAQGLELAPNPTVWKISLERTGDNPTRRDCLDNGHIRIGWDGYGPNISEQTEYKDGGRAALDAFYNRMQPGDIVLSCYSHKVVDAVGVVKGEPEWHDEYGSYKRLREVRWLAKDIRENIYHRNGDKVLTLSTLYKLSIPVAEILAMIGMGEPAGQPAHQERQNFVFIIDEINRGNMAKIFGELMTLIEESKRLGAKEEKRVHLPYSGDSFGVPGNVYIIGTMNTADRSIALMDAALRRRFSFVEIPPEPKLLEGTRVAGIRIDKLLDLLNRRIEVLLDRDHVLGHAAFLGLKENADMAALAAIMKNAVLPLLQEYFYNDYEKIRLVLGDNQKTQPDDVKFIDELNESKELFGQHPDADGTRYSIDPDAFENPVAYRYLGLANGAGEDAAPGQADSERPDAAAADEH, via the coding sequence ATGATGCTGACGCAGGAAGAAGTGCGAATACTGGGGCTTGAAGGCTGCTCGAATGAGCAACTTCGGTATATCCAAGAGCAATTGGATACGTGGCCCTTCATTGAAATATCTGACAGTGATAGGCCAGATATGAATAAACTCCTTCCCTGTATTCAAGACAAAGAGCCATTTTTCCAAAACGACGAGGCAAGAGTCCTTTTTTTACAGCTCCTGCGTCAGATGCGACTCGTATATAAAGTTGTAACTGAAAAGAAGATGAAGGAAGGGAAAAAGAAGGAGGCATCTCAGACAGACGTTCACGACACCCTCGCACAGCTGCATAAGCCTGGGAGGGAAGATTATTGGTTGTTACCAAAATTTGAAAATAGACTGAATCATTGGAAGAATCTTAAAATTCCTCTATATAGCAATGGTTATAAAGCTACTGAGAGTAATAGAGAAATTAATGAAAAGTTTAACCCCGAGGGAAATAACTCTGCACTAAAAAAAATATTTGAAAACCATAAAGACTATATTACGGGAGAACAGCTTCAGGATGTTCCCTTCATTCAGTCACAACCAGAGGATATCCCTATGCCAGATGTGACTCACTCCACGTTTTCTCTCCCCAAGAATATCATTCTCTATGGTTCCCCGGGCACGGGCAAAACCTACAAGACGGTGCAGTATGCGGTCGCCATCGCTGAAAGCAAGCCTTTGAAAGAAATCGAGGCTGAAGAATATGGCGATGTTGTACGCCGATACCGCGAGCACAAGGACAAGGGGCGCATCTGCTTTATCACTTTTCATCAGTCCTATGAATATGAAGAGTTCATCGAGGGCTTGCGCCCGCGGCTGGCCGATGAAGACGGGGCCAATGAAGGCGAGCTCTCGTATGAGATCCGCGAGGGTGTTTTCAAGGCCTTTTGCCGGGCTGCAGAAACCATTTCGGTGACAGGGCAGGCGCAGGGGCTGGAGCTGGCCCCCAACCCCACTGTCTGGAAAATATCGCTGGAGCGGACAGGGGACAATCCCACGCGCAGGGATTGTCTGGATAATGGGCATATCCGTATCGGCTGGGACGGCTATGGGCCGAACATTTCTGAACAGACCGAGTATAAGGACGGCGGCAGGGCGGCCCTTGATGCCTTTTATAATCGGATGCAGCCAGGGGATATTGTCCTTTCCTGTTATTCCCACAAGGTCGTGGACGCTGTGGGCGTCGTTAAGGGCGAGCCGGAATGGCATGACGAATATGGAAGTTACAAGCGGTTGCGCGAGGTTCGGTGGCTCGCGAAGGATATTCGGGAGAACATCTATCACCGTAACGGCGACAAGGTGCTTACGCTTTCAACGCTTTACAAGCTGTCCATCCCTGTGGCCGAGATACTGGCGATGATCGGCATGGGTGAACCCGCCGGACAGCCTGCACATCAGGAGCGGCAAAACTTCGTCTTCATCATTGATGAGATCAACCGCGGCAACATGGCAAAAATCTTTGGCGAGCTCATGACGCTCATTGAAGAAAGCAAGCGCCTGGGTGCAAAAGAGGAAAAGCGCGTCCACCTGCCCTATAGCGGCGACTCTTTCGGCGTGCCGGGCAATGTGTATATCATCGGTACCATGAATACGGCGGACCGCTCCATTGCGCTCATGGATGCGGCCTTGCGGCGGCGTTTCAGCTTCGTTGAAATCCCCCCCGAGCCAAAGCTCCTCGAGGGAACGAGAGTCGCAGGCATCCGCATCGACAAGCTGCTCGACCTGCTCAACCGTCGCATCGAGGTCCTGCTGGACCGGGATCATGTGCTCGGCCACGCGGCCTTTCTGGGCCTGAAGGAAAATGCGGACATGGCCGCGCTGGCGGCGATCATGAAAAACGCCGTCCTGCCCCTGCTGCAGGAGTATTTTTACAACGATTATGAAAAGATCCGGCTCGTGCTGGGCGACAACCAAAAAACGCAGCCGGACGACGTGAAATTCATAGATGAGCTCAATGAGAGCAAGGAGCTTTTCGGCCAGCATCCCGATGCGGACGGCACGCGTTACAGCATCGATCCTGACGCCTTTGAGAATCCTGTGGCGTACAGGTATCTGGGCCTCGCCAACGGCGCAGGCGAAGACGCCGCACCGGGGCAGGCTGATTCCGAAAGGCCAGACGCCGCCGCGGCCGATGAGCACTAA
- a CDS encoding TRAP transporter substrate-binding protein, producing MRTKVFLPLLLALLFLGAPLSAHAAAGGKTAAKAVTTADGTVTITFAIGDPEDSEMGMLGLAFKNYVTRASKGKINIKLSYSGGLDADETFQFHRVQTGKLGMMLGGVGNLAPMVRGLGVVTLPYLFPNEEAVVRGTTGKAADLLNSYAEKAGLRILAWTYYGYRYPSNSRRAIASPDDMQGLRIRVPQSLVMIKTYRAFGAIPMPVAWPMTRNALKNGLVDGQCYDYSGFRAMKFHDAGQKYITELHYLYNLQPLVIGAGVFDALSEADRKILVEAGQHVQELSLQYQKEMNAMAKTALKAEGVRITTVEDESPWRDLALREVWPETAESVGGREAINAYLEACGLPLWEPAQDKAEKAEKRPEKK from the coding sequence ATGCGTACCAAAGTTTTCCTGCCCCTTCTCCTGGCCCTGCTCTTTCTGGGGGCGCCCCTTAGTGCCCACGCGGCCGCCGGCGGCAAGACAGCCGCCAAGGCCGTGACCACCGCCGACGGCACCGTGACCATCACCTTCGCCATCGGCGACCCCGAAGACTCCGAAATGGGCATGCTCGGGCTGGCCTTCAAGAACTATGTGACCCGGGCCAGCAAGGGGAAGATCAACATCAAGCTCTCCTACAGCGGCGGCCTCGACGCGGACGAGACCTTCCAGTTCCACCGCGTGCAGACCGGCAAGCTCGGCATGATGCTCGGCGGCGTGGGCAATCTCGCGCCCATGGTGCGCGGCCTCGGCGTGGTGACGCTGCCCTATCTCTTCCCCAACGAGGAGGCCGTGGTGCGCGGCACCACGGGCAAGGCAGCCGACCTGCTCAACAGCTATGCGGAAAAGGCCGGCCTGCGCATCCTCGCCTGGACGTATTACGGCTACCGCTATCCTTCCAACAGCCGCCGCGCCATCGCGAGCCCGGACGACATGCAGGGTCTGCGCATCCGCGTGCCCCAGAGCCTCGTGATGATCAAGACCTACCGGGCCTTTGGGGCCATCCCCATGCCCGTGGCGTGGCCCATGACGCGCAACGCGCTCAAGAACGGCCTCGTGGACGGCCAGTGCTATGACTACAGCGGCTTCAGGGCCATGAAGTTCCATGACGCGGGCCAGAAATACATCACCGAGCTCCACTACCTCTACAATCTCCAGCCGCTCGTCATCGGCGCCGGCGTTTTTGACGCCCTCTCCGAGGCCGACCGCAAGATCCTTGTGGAGGCAGGCCAGCATGTGCAGGAGCTCTCGCTCCAGTACCAGAAGGAAATGAACGCCATGGCCAAGACGGCGCTCAAGGCCGAGGGCGTAAGGATCACCACCGTGGAGGACGAAAGCCCCTGGCGCGACCTCGCCCTGCGCGAGGTCTGGCCCGAAACGGCCGAGAGCGTGGGGGGCCGCGAGGCCATCAACGCCTATCTGGAAGCCTGCGGCCTGCCCCTCTGGGAGCCTGCGCAGGACAAGGCGGAGAAGGCGGAAAAACGGCCGGAAAAGAAGTAG